From Drosophila virilis strain 15010-1051.87 chromosome X, Dvir_AGI_RSII-ME, whole genome shotgun sequence, the proteins below share one genomic window:
- the LOC6631300 gene encoding uncharacterized protein, with product MKADQINRLMRVNGRKNLWLLRNTNQLYENAVKSYYERSTSLLPYSPMSQNVKVREENRAPLRILTMQRERSTAPEYPRNHKQMADQAACANSGHLLNTVIQANRRRSMSFSAGGLRMYGKQILNDNGGEGKDSSRPDKSSTNVVSGSNLKGKQQRTDGCVNGNNMDLGGFSGRSMSLPPRTTLELGVGYALGKGKGPPSCKHHFIAIEKTANAGAASLTKRQRRDYDNDADKLMVVDEALKQRLAVRFDRQPEDEPSTARFRLGFGSAGLIDGRQLPGLPKSYTMRGEQATPHNVIKEQTRFQTLGERIRQFEVIQFADGPVAYQAFNRRQGYASGRIQQIGNKHLPKQEPCLSFHNVLHTNHRQRSFNFQTRSQSLESNSEPVSRQKEPLAATQVTNTTGKRIKPPLGPLGPLAPNWRPQQQQQQQHEHKLDALLRPVSIVPTPPSARTKTKLKQCKTPVKIRKTKSKRSVKQTGSIISSSSSCSSSTSSSSSSSPKQANSKTTNAEAMEIVQSKVIVPDEAKTKDAYVEESNQKSNSHADNNAHKAALSNNISRTSHLFYMKSNSRRQEVPAPRLAEQLQAVKKMRVTRKLPVELPKQPQSVKGAHHLLAASASQVSAYKRAYKNRQQILQAEMLHIHAQRLPEQHQQRQQRFQRQQQQCIAQDQPLNKPSGYFPTAAKKYSISQLKADTKTLAKHPAKSAPTKKTSVQQQQQQQQLQPPVKLEPPKRKVRQQPEARKLTTPQTAAQAPPRPSYQQSVSVLAPFDPKQRRKTVPHLAYAYKSAGHVAAVGHVAAAEQSFGAGYKRLQQQQQLHQQLRQRRQQPLESLWRRNY from the exons ATGAAGGCCGATCAAATAAATCGGCTAATGCGGGTCAATGGGCGCAAAAATCTCTGGTTACTGCGCAACACCAACCAGTTATATGAGAATGCAGTGAAGAGCTACTATGAACGAAGCACCTCATTGCTGCCATATAGTCCga tGTCTCAGAATGTAAAGGTACGTGAAGAGAATCGAGCACCCTTGCGTATATTGACAATGCAACGGGAGCGGAGTACGGCTCCGGAGTATCCGCGCAATCACAAACAGATGGCCGATCAGGCGGCCTGCGCAAATTCGGGTCATCTGTTGAATACGGTAATTCAGGCGAACAGACGGCGCTCCATGTCATTCTCAGCGGGCGGCTTGCGTATGTACGGCAAACAGATATTGAATGACAACGGCGGCGAGGGTAAGGATTCCAGTAGACCAGATAAAAGTAGCACCAACGTGGTGAGTGGCAGTAATTTGAAGGGTAAGCAGCAGCGGACGGATGGGTGTGTGAATGGAAATAACATGGATTTGGGCGGATTTAGTGGGCGATCGATGAGCTTGCCGCCGCGCACAACGCTGGAACTGGGCGTGGGCTATGCGCTTGGCAAGGGCAAGGGGCCGCCCAGCTGTAAGCATCATTTCATTGCGATTGAGAAGACAGCGAATGCTGGTGCGGCATCATTGACAAAGCGCCAGCGTAGAGACTATGACAACGATGCCGACAAGCTGATGGTTGTCGACGAGGCGCTAAAGCAGCGCCTGGCCGTGCGCTTCGATCGCCAGCCCGAGGACGAGCCAAGTACGGCGCGCTTTCGCCTTGGCTTCGGTAGCGCCGGCCTCATCGATGGCCGCCAGCTGCCGGGGTTGCCCAAGTCATATACAATGCGCGGCGAGCAGGCAACGCCCCATAATGTCATTAAGGAGCAGACACGCTTCCAGACACTCGGCGAACGGATCAGACAGTTTGAGGTTATACAATTTGCGGACGGCCCAGTTGCATATCAGGCGTTCAATCGCCGACAGGGCTACGCCAGCGGCCGTATCCAACAGATCGGCAACAAGCATTTACCAAAGCAGGAGCCATGCCTGAGCTTCCACAATGTGCTCCATACGAATCACAGGCAGCGCAGCTTTAACTTTCAGACCCGATCGCAATCGCTCGAATCAAATTCGGAGCCGGTTTCAAGACAAAAGGAACCTCTGGCCGCAACGCAAGTGACAAACACAACTGGTAAACGCATTAAGCCGCCGCTGGGGCCGCTGGGGCCGCTGGCGCCCAACTGGCgaccacagcagcaacagcagcagcagcacgaacACAAACTAGATGCCTTGCTTCGGCCGGTCTCGATTGTGCCGACGCCACCGTCAGCGCGGACCAAAACGAAGCTCAAACAGTGCAAGACGCCAGTCAAGATCCGGAAGACCAAATCAAAGCGGTCCGTCAAGCAAACAGGCAGcattatcagcagcagcagcagctgcagcagcagcaccagcagcagcagcagcagcagcccaaaaCAAGCCAACAGCAAGACCACCAATGCCGAGGCCATGGAGATTGTCCAGAGCAAGGTTATCGTACCGGATGAGGCAAAGACCAAAGATGCATATGTCGAAGAGTCCAATCAAAAATCGAACAGCCATGCCGACAACAATGCCCACAAGGCAGCCCTCTCCAACAATATAAGCCGCACCAGCCATTTGTTCTATATGAAGAGCAACTCCCGGCGACAGGAGGTGCCGGCGCCCCGGCTGgccgagcagctgcaggcTGTGAAAAAGATGCGAGTGACACGCAAGTTGCCAGTGGAGCTGCCCAAGCAGCCGCAATCAGTAAAGGGCGCCCATCATCTGTTGGCCGCCAGCGCTTCACAAGTGTCTGCCTATAAGCGCGCCTATAAGAATCGACAGCAAATACTTCAGGCCGAGATGctgcacatacatgcacagCGATTGCCcgagcaacatcagcagcggcagcagcgctttcagcggcagcagcagcagtgcatTGCCCAGGATCAGCCGCTGAATAAGCCATCGGGCTATTTCCCAACGGCAGCCAAAAAGTATTCGATTTCGCAGCTCAAGGCTGACACCAAGACGCTGGCCAAGCACCCGGCTAAGAGTGCGCCCACAAAGAAGACGTccgtgcaacagcagcagcagcagcaacaactgcagccgCCGGTTAAACTGGAGCCACCAAAGCGAAAGGTAAGACAACAGCCGGAGGCAAGAAAGTTAACAACGCCGCAGACAGCGGCCCAGGCCCCGCCCCGTCCCAGCTATCAGCAATCGGTGTCAGTTCTGGCGCCCTTTGACCCAAAGCAACGGCGAAAAACTGTGCCGCATTTGGCCTATGCATACAAGTCCGCCGGCCATGTGGCTGCCGTCGGTCATGTGGCTGCCGCCGAGCAGAGTTTCGGCGCCGGCTATAAGaggctgcaacaacaacaacagctgcatcAGCAGCTGCGCCAGCGTCGACAGCAACCTTTGGAGAGCCTCTGGCGTCGCAACTACTAA